A single Montipora foliosa isolate CH-2021 chromosome 7, ASM3666993v2, whole genome shotgun sequence DNA region contains:
- the LOC138009650 gene encoding probable ATP-dependent DNA helicase RecS encodes MAAVDADVVESALRDVNLSSGREIVLKPEQESAVRALLADRDVLAVLPTRYGKSLIYQMFVRAKNYELNGNAAILIISPLKSIIEDQLQEMELLGYPAKDLANLSNDDIR; translated from the coding sequence ATGGCAGCCGTAGACGCGGATGTCGTAGAGAGTGCTTTGAGAGATGTGAATTTATCAAGTGGTagagaaattgttttaaaaccAGAGCAAGAATCAGCAGTAAGGGCTCTTTTAGCCGACAGAGATGTCCTGGCGGTTTTGCCGACCAGATACGGCAAGAGTTTAATTTACCAAATGTTTGTACGCGCGAAGAACTACGAGCTAAATGGTAATGCGGCGATTCTCATCATTTCACCACTGAAAAGTATTATCGAAGACCAGTTGCAGGAGATGGAATTGTTGGGCTACCCAGCGAAAGATTTAGCCAATTTATCGAACGATGACATTCGCTGA